One Oncorhynchus keta strain PuntledgeMale-10-30-2019 chromosome 23, Oket_V2, whole genome shotgun sequence DNA segment encodes these proteins:
- the LOC118402430 gene encoding zinc finger protein 665-like isoform X1, producing MANSVAFHTQLASIMEVLANAAVAEICELVDNGYAVLHVEISRGQKENETLRRKLRLMEMKVSSASTPREGMGNSVPPHSRSRAHLGMESKRTSNSEVRCRGAIDSKLVTSMFRHRESSGDTGQTTTPRKTAGLEEINPKSPTIKEEMWEESWENHDQWGRLSGGALNHSADGGERQSNVDTEAAQPISKQENASSCLWVSGETDNNLLPGSNNLSVNKRSLNPGLENGDGILKSVGFDCMMFEPHRQLGTLRTQGSGADLPECSYSHVDVVPTQSESENGFPYEMSKVIPSITEHKKPVAYQDGRQRAPLPSEPHRTVGKGMGTGSNGLVSHDSHHNDGSINGDVSAGKLLTCSFCGKTLTCLKNLKTHLRVHTGEKPFSCAQCGKRFSDSSNLKRHQSVHTGERRYGCSHCGKRFAQSGSLKVHMSVHTGCKQFRCMHCGKTFISANHLNRHISVHDG from the exons ATGGCAAATTCCGTTGCTTTTCACACTCAGCTCGCCTCCATCATGGAGGTTTTGGCTAACGCGGCCGTGGCTGAAATCTGCGAGCTTGTTGACAATGGCTATGCCGTGCTGCACGTGGAGATATCTCGAGGCCAGAAGGAGAATGAAACTTTGAGGAGAAAACTACGGCTGATGGAGATGAAAGTGTCTAGTGCGAGTACTCCGAGAGAGGGAATGGGAAACTCCGTCCCTCCGCACAGTCGCTCTCGAGCTCACCTTGGCATGGAATCGAAAAGGACATCAAACA GCGAGGTACGATGTCGGGGAGCAATTGATTCCAAGTTGGTAACCAGCATGTTTAGGCACAGAGAGTCCTCGGGTGACACTGGACAAACGACAACACCGAGAAAG ACTGCAGGGTTGGAAGAGATAAACCCCAAATCACCTACCATCAAAGAGGAGATGTGGGAAGAATCCTGGGAGAATCATGACCAATGGGGGAGACTGAGTGGTG GAGCTTTAAATCACAGTGCTGATGGAGGAGAAAGGCAATCCAACGTGGACACAGAGGCTGCTCAACCAATCAGCAAACAGGAGAACGCCAGCTCTTGTTTATGGGTGAGTGGTGAAACGGACAACAACCTCCTGCCAGGATCAAATAACCTGAGTGTGAACAAAAGATCTCTAAACCCAGGACTGGAAAATGGTGATGGAATACTTAAAAGTGTGGGCTTTGATTGTATGATGTTTGAGCCCCACAGACAACTTGGGACCCTTCGCACACAGGGTTCTGGGGCTGATCTTCCCGAGTGCTCTTACTCTCATGTGGATGTTGTACCCACTCAATCGGAGTCAGAGAATGGATTCCCCTATGAAATGAGCAAAGTGATTCCCTCCATAACTGAGCACAAAAAACCTGTCGCTTACCAGGACGGTAGACAGAGGGCGCCGTTGCCCTCAGAGCCTCACAGGACTGTAGGAAAAGGCATGGGAACAGGATCCAATGGTTTGGTCTCCCATGACAGTCATCACAATGATGGGAGTATCAATGGCGACGTCTCAGCAGGTAAGCTGTTAACTTGTAGTTTCTGCGGTAAGACTTTGACTTGTCTGAAGAATCTCAAGACACACCTGAGGGTTCATACCGGGGAGAAGCCGTTCAGCTGCGCGCAGTGCGGGAAGCGCTTCTCCGACTCCAGCAACCTCAAGCGACACCAGAGCGTTCACACGGGGGAGAGACGCTACGGCTGCAGCCACTGCGGCAAGCGCTTCGCACAGTCGGGCTCACTCAAAGTGCACATGAGCGTACACACGGGATGTAAGCAGTTCAGATGTATGCACTGTGGGAAGACTTTCATATCGGCCAATCACCTCAATAGACACATCAGTGTTCACGATGGATAA
- the LOC118402430 gene encoding zinc finger protein 665-like isoform X2: protein MEVLANAAVAEICELVDNGYAVLHVEISRGQKENETLRRKLRLMEMKVSSASTPREGMGNSVPPHSRSRAHLGMESKRTSNSEVRCRGAIDSKLVTSMFRHRESSGDTGQTTTPRKTAGLEEINPKSPTIKEEMWEESWENHDQWGRLSGGALNHSADGGERQSNVDTEAAQPISKQENASSCLWVSGETDNNLLPGSNNLSVNKRSLNPGLENGDGILKSVGFDCMMFEPHRQLGTLRTQGSGADLPECSYSHVDVVPTQSESENGFPYEMSKVIPSITEHKKPVAYQDGRQRAPLPSEPHRTVGKGMGTGSNGLVSHDSHHNDGSINGDVSAGKLLTCSFCGKTLTCLKNLKTHLRVHTGEKPFSCAQCGKRFSDSSNLKRHQSVHTGERRYGCSHCGKRFAQSGSLKVHMSVHTGCKQFRCMHCGKTFISANHLNRHISVHDG, encoded by the exons ATGGAGGTTTTGGCTAACGCGGCCGTGGCTGAAATCTGCGAGCTTGTTGACAATGGCTATGCCGTGCTGCACGTGGAGATATCTCGAGGCCAGAAGGAGAATGAAACTTTGAGGAGAAAACTACGGCTGATGGAGATGAAAGTGTCTAGTGCGAGTACTCCGAGAGAGGGAATGGGAAACTCCGTCCCTCCGCACAGTCGCTCTCGAGCTCACCTTGGCATGGAATCGAAAAGGACATCAAACA GCGAGGTACGATGTCGGGGAGCAATTGATTCCAAGTTGGTAACCAGCATGTTTAGGCACAGAGAGTCCTCGGGTGACACTGGACAAACGACAACACCGAGAAAG ACTGCAGGGTTGGAAGAGATAAACCCCAAATCACCTACCATCAAAGAGGAGATGTGGGAAGAATCCTGGGAGAATCATGACCAATGGGGGAGACTGAGTGGTG GAGCTTTAAATCACAGTGCTGATGGAGGAGAAAGGCAATCCAACGTGGACACAGAGGCTGCTCAACCAATCAGCAAACAGGAGAACGCCAGCTCTTGTTTATGGGTGAGTGGTGAAACGGACAACAACCTCCTGCCAGGATCAAATAACCTGAGTGTGAACAAAAGATCTCTAAACCCAGGACTGGAAAATGGTGATGGAATACTTAAAAGTGTGGGCTTTGATTGTATGATGTTTGAGCCCCACAGACAACTTGGGACCCTTCGCACACAGGGTTCTGGGGCTGATCTTCCCGAGTGCTCTTACTCTCATGTGGATGTTGTACCCACTCAATCGGAGTCAGAGAATGGATTCCCCTATGAAATGAGCAAAGTGATTCCCTCCATAACTGAGCACAAAAAACCTGTCGCTTACCAGGACGGTAGACAGAGGGCGCCGTTGCCCTCAGAGCCTCACAGGACTGTAGGAAAAGGCATGGGAACAGGATCCAATGGTTTGGTCTCCCATGACAGTCATCACAATGATGGGAGTATCAATGGCGACGTCTCAGCAGGTAAGCTGTTAACTTGTAGTTTCTGCGGTAAGACTTTGACTTGTCTGAAGAATCTCAAGACACACCTGAGGGTTCATACCGGGGAGAAGCCGTTCAGCTGCGCGCAGTGCGGGAAGCGCTTCTCCGACTCCAGCAACCTCAAGCGACACCAGAGCGTTCACACGGGGGAGAGACGCTACGGCTGCAGCCACTGCGGCAAGCGCTTCGCACAGTCGGGCTCACTCAAAGTGCACATGAGCGTACACACGGGATGTAAGCAGTTCAGATGTATGCACTGTGGGAAGACTTTCATATCGGCCAATCACCTCAATAGACACATCAGTGTTCACGATGGATAA